The genome window CATTTTTACTAGAAGATATTGGTCAGTATGACTTAAGTGCAGAAACTGTTTTTCCCCGTGACACAATGGGAGAAGGTGTTTTCCTAGCAAAAGAAACAGGTATTCTTTGTGGCATTTCCATCCCGCTGAAAGTTTATGAACTGCTCGGTGGAAATATACAATTTGAAGCTTATAAAAAAGATGGTGACTGGATTCAAAAAGGCGATATTATCGCGGCTGTTAAGGCTCCCGTTCGCACGTTACTTTCCGGTGAGCGGGTCATTTTAAATTTAATGCAACGGATGAGTGGTATCGCTAGCCAAACTAATTTTGCTGTCAAACAACTGGATGATTCCGCTATTCGAATTTGCGACACGCGGAAAACAGCGCCCGGTCTGCGTGCCTTCGATAAATACGCGGTACAGACTGGTGGCGGCTTTAATCATCGCAACGGTCTATACGATGGCGTTATGCTAAAAGACAACCACATCGCCTTCTCTGGAGGTATTACAAGTGCTGTATCTACTGTACGGGAAAAACTTGGCCATATGATAAAAATCGAAGTGGAAACGGAAACTGCTGAACAAGTAAAAGAAGCAGTTCAAGCCGGCGCAGATATCATAATGTTTGATAATCGCACACCGGAAGAAATCAAGCAACTCGTTAAGCTAGTTCCACCGCACATTACTACAGAAATTTCCGGTAATGTCACTTTAGAAAATATTCATCGTTATAAGGGTTCTGGGGCAAATTACATTTCTTTAGGATCCTTAACGCATTCCGTTCGTGCGTTTGACATCAGTTTTAATAGCAAAGGAGGAATAAAGGCATGAATTTACTAGAAACGGTTGAACAAGATACAATGCCAACTCATTATAAGCAAATGACGCAGGCCGAAATGATTGCTCGTGTCACGGAAATTAAAGATCAGCTTGGCGAGAATCTCTTTATCCCCTGCCACCATTATCAAAAAGATGAGGTCGTTCCATTTGCTGATGCGATTGGCGATTCTTTACAATTAGCGCAAATTGCTGCACAAAATAAAAAAGCCAAACATATCGTTTTTTGCGGTGTTCATTTTATGGCAGAAACAGCGGATATGCTTACGACAAGCGAGCAGATTGTTACTTTGCCAGATATGCGCGCTGGTTGTTCGATGGCAGATATGGCGGACATTCATCAGCTAACAAATGCTTGGCCAAAGCTCCAAACCCTTTTTGGCGATACGATTTTACCTGTCACTTACATTAATTCCACTGCAGCGATTAAATCCTTCGTTGGTGAACATGGTGGTACTACGGTGACATCTAGTAACGCAACAAAAATTGTCTCATGGGCGCTCGAACAAAAAGAGCGGATTTTCTTTCTTCCGGATCAACATCTAGGTCGGAACACTGCCTTCGAACTAGGCATTCCCCTCGAACATATGGCAATTTGGAACCCGATAAAAAATGAACTGGAATATGAGGGCAATTTGGATGATTGTAAAGTCATTCTTTGGAAGGGCTACTGCTCTGTTCACCAACATTTCACAGTCAAAAATATCGAGAACATTCGTAAAAATCATCCTAATATGCGGATTATTGTTCATCCAGAATGCACGCATGAAGTTGTTTCTTTAGCAGATGATTCCGGCTCGACGAAAAAAATTGTAACTGAAATAAACAATGCAGCGCCAGGTACAGAATGGGCAGTTGGAACCGAAGCTAATTTAGTTGGTCGCATTATCCAAGAAAATCCGGATAAAAAAATCGTTTCACTGAACCCATTTATGTGTCCATGTATGACCATGAATCGAATTGATTTACCGCATTTACTTTGGACACTAGAAGCTATCCAAAACGGCGAACGACGTAACCAAATCAAAGTTGACGAACAAACAACCAAATTCGCTTTAAAAGCCTTAGAAAGAATGCTTCAATTAAGCTAACAAAAAAACGAAAGCAATAACTGCTTTCGTTTCAGCTCCATAATTTATAAAAGCTTCTATTTGTCAATCTAAATTTTAATCTGTAGAACTTACTCGAGTATATGCTACTATCATGACTAAAAAGCAACTCTTTTCACAACCAATTAATATCCACCCTAGCTATACATTGAAAAAAGTGTATTTACAATGATGGTTTTGGGTATATTTTGGGTATACCCTTTTTTTACATTTTTGCTTGCCCTTGATTTAAATAAACAAATTCTCCTTAAATAAAAACTAGGTTGCCCATCTTTTTTCTCAAGTGGGCAACCTAGTTTTATTATATTTTAGCTATTTTTTTGCTTTTTAAGTCGAAAGAATAAAACAAAAGATAGACACACGGTGATGAAACCAAATATGCTATACAACACACTATCCCAAAGATTATCCCCAGTAGTTGGTAGTTTTAAATTTCCCGCTACTATCGGTTGTTCCTGATGTGTTGCTTTTATTTTTAAAGTTCCGGATTGTTTCGTGGGTGTTTGCTGTGTACTTGGTGTGTTTGGGTTAGCTGGTGCTGGTACGACAGGTTTAATCGGTGTTATTGGTGGCGCTGGAACAACTGTTGCTTTTACAGTCACCTTAATCGTAACAGAATCTCCGGCAAAACTATAGGTTACCGGATAAACGCCTGCTTTCGTAGTGTCTACCGAACCGTCTACTTTCACCTCATCGAAGGGAACCGCGACACCGAGTGAATCTACTGCACTATCAAAATTGTCCTTTGCACTCCATGTATCTCCTACATTCATTGTAGAATCATGTGCTTTAATCGAAGCTGGTATGGTTTTGTACACATACGTTACTGTTTGTGCATTGGTTTTGAAAACACCACTCGCGTTCGTCGGCAATTTGCTTTCATCCAATGTGTAACCAGCAAATTCTTTCGCTTTCGTTTGGTATGGATCATCTACATTACCAGTTAAGTTATCGGAAGCTGTTAATATTTTTCCCTCTTCATCTAGATATTTCACGGTAACTGGTGCTGCAGCGACACTATTTTTTGTATATACATAGATCACTGTTTGAGGCTCCTCTGTAAAAGTCCCCTGGGC of Listeria monocytogenes contains these proteins:
- the nadC gene encoding carboxylating nicotinate-nucleotide diphosphorylase → MNSILMNQAIQAFLLEDIGQYDLSAETVFPRDTMGEGVFLAKETGILCGISIPLKVYELLGGNIQFEAYKKDGDWIQKGDIIAAVKAPVRTLLSGERVILNLMQRMSGIASQTNFAVKQLDDSAIRICDTRKTAPGLRAFDKYAVQTGGGFNHRNGLYDGVMLKDNHIAFSGGITSAVSTVREKLGHMIKIEVETETAEQVKEAVQAGADIIMFDNRTPEEIKQLVKLVPPHITTEISGNVTLENIHRYKGSGANYISLGSLTHSVRAFDISFNSKGGIKA
- the nadA gene encoding quinolinate synthase NadA, yielding MNLLETVEQDTMPTHYKQMTQAEMIARVTEIKDQLGENLFIPCHHYQKDEVVPFADAIGDSLQLAQIAAQNKKAKHIVFCGVHFMAETADMLTTSEQIVTLPDMRAGCSMADMADIHQLTNAWPKLQTLFGDTILPVTYINSTAAIKSFVGEHGGTTVTSSNATKIVSWALEQKERIFFLPDQHLGRNTAFELGIPLEHMAIWNPIKNELEYEGNLDDCKVILWKGYCSVHQHFTVKNIENIRKNHPNMRIIVHPECTHEVVSLADDSGSTKKIVTEINNAAPGTEWAVGTEANLVGRIIQENPDKKIVSLNPFMCPCMTMNRIDLPHLLWTLEAIQNGERRNQIKVDEQTTKFALKALERMLQLS